The stretch of DNA TTCCTGTTGCGCCTTTCACCCCGAAAAGATTAGAATTTGGCTCCTTAATTAAGGTCCCAAGGGCGTCTCCCGCGGGAAGGATCTTCAGTGACAACCAGGATGTTGCATTGTAAAAtatggctctttttttttatttgtatcctgATATTATCCATATTTTGTCATAAATGGATGTTGTACATGAAAACACCACGAATCActgactcattattattattattatattattattattattattattattattattattattattattattatattattatattattatttatattattattattattattattattattattattattattattatattattattattattattattattattattattattttccgacgTCTATTACTGGTATCATCAGGAAAATCTAAAGATTTACAATCCAAGTTTCCGTAACCTGCTGTGTGTTCTGTATGTGTTctatgaaagagaaagagagagagagagagagagagagagagagagagagagagagagactgtgttgaGTTAACAAAGCCTTCATTAACATTCCTCATTAACAGAGCTTTCAGTCTATTTCGCAGCTATTAATTCCGTACCCAAATCCCACAAAAGAGACACAAGCCTCAGTTTCATACTTCAGGAAGCTGTCTATGTATGTCTAATGGGACACTTTCTCTTTACCGTATATTTCAAGCGTTTCCTCAAAAAAACTAGGTTCATAATTTGTCCGTGAATATTTcgaaatgttaaaaacaatagTCATAAGTTTTGGTTCGAGGTAATATTTCACATGGGAATcaacgtactctctctctctctctctctctctctctctctctctcttctctctctctctctctctctctatatatatattatatatatatatatatatatatatatatatatagtatataatatatagatatatatatatatatagatatatatatatatatatagatgtagatatatatatatatatatatatatatatatatacatatatatatatatatatatatatatatctatatatatatattatatatatatatatatatatacatatatatatatatatatatatatatatatatatatatatatatataatatatatatatatatatacatatatatatatatataatatatatgatatatatatatatataatatatatatataatatatatacttgtatgtgtgaatgtatgtaagctgaaaaatatattaaattctttatccCAGCTCAGTTATGCAAGTAAGCATTGACTAAACATTCGCAACGTAATTCTGTAATGTTGTAATAGACCCACAACATCAACAACATTACAATGAGGCTTCAACTGCTGTTGCTCGTAATTCATCTGCAACGAGCATTGCACAGCCATAAATGTGCCCAAGTGGATTATCTATCATTCTGAAGTGGCAGGAGGCGTTTCAGTATCGCTCGTAGGTTAGTTTCTTAATTGCCTCAGTCGTCGTGAAGGAAGGAATTGGCTTCATCTGCTTCAGTGCTTCGACGGAGTCGTCACTTTGTGTAGTGGCAGGTGCTGCCAAGTGCTTCCCCTGTTCGATTCGATCTCTTGGAAGTATTTTGTGTCCTTATCGAATCGGGCATTACTTCCTCTATGTTGTATCTTAGTTGAATGGGGGTATTATCAGGGTATTATCACTATTTTGTATCTTTGTTGAATATGACATTATCTTAGTCGAATGTGATTCTATCACTATAATATAGTGGCACCAAGAGGACGAGGTAACGATTCATTGAGctatgttttcattctttgcGGTTGGttgctataaacacacacacacacacccacacacacacacacacacacacacacacacacacacacacacacacacacacacatatatatatatatatatatatatatatatatatatatatatatatatatatatatatgtatatatataatgtgtgtgtatgtgtgtgcttgcgtaagtgtatgtacgtatgcatgtttgCATGTTTCGGGTTTTAATTCATTTGTATTTGTCAGTGTTACATACGCAAACTACctctattttctatataattacaaaaaggacAGAATGGTGTTAGTTGTATTGAAAAACTTTTACCAAATTATAATTTCAGGAAGGAAACGTCTGTTCGTCTTATATTTATTGGCTTGAATTCTTCCCAAGATCTTTTAATGGAGGAGATCTCTTTGAATCATCATCGAGAACAGAATAATCCGGTTTGATATCTTACATTGCCATCAGCTCCTTCCCCATGCCAGCGTTCTTGTTCTAGTAAGTGGATTAGCCTTTGTCTTACCAATtatttatgagaaaaataaaactaagaaaacgtGCTCGGTCGTAGCGttctaaatatagatatatttggaCAGAAACAAAGCTTCCGCCTTAGAGCTTAAACCTGAATTGATatttcacttattacatttttcgCTACAAATTCCATCCTACGACCGGGAAGGTATTTACCTTTATCGCAATGAGAGGAGAACCAGCATCACAGAAAAGGTATACAGGAAAAACTACTTGATACGAAAACCCCAAACGTAAGTGTTTTATATTACTGTTCCATAATCCGTGACTTGAACTGACAACTAAATTGACTGACTGGGTTGTGGGACGGGAAAAGCAGAGTAGCGACATATTGTTGGTGCTGACGATTTTGACAGGAGAGTTTTGTCTCAACAATTCCGAGGTCCTTTTCAGCCGAAATGCCACGAAATGTTCGGGATTTTTGTCTGGCGTTTTAAGGTTGGAACAGGAGCGATTGCCAAGCATTACAAACAATACTTGTGTCATGGAAGGAAGAACCACCAACTTTCTAAAAGCCTGGTCAGAAGTccaaatgaatttaatttttaaatcagAGCTCCATTATGAACGCAAGATAAACCACTGACGCCCTGTTTCAATTATGAGGTAATGGATGAATTCCATTAATATATGATGAGGTATTCTAAGGATTTTAATTGAGCACTGGGGAATGGTCTTTCTACTAGAAATGCTTTGACATAAGATTTTCTGCATGCTGATATGGAATCAGTTCATTCTTATACACGGAAATCTTTATTCTGAGTTAAGGTATTTGATGTTTCAGTAACGCATATTTATGAAAGCAAACTTCATTTCTACATCCGTTCAAAATTAAACTTCCTCTTCCAACTTCGATCTTCAGTGAAATTATTCTACTcactatatatctttttttttttttttttgtaacagagATGTCTCACTTTCCAGATGACACGTGctatttcgggggggggggggggggggggtggggggggttttgggcccggggggggggggggtttgggccTCTAACATATTAGCTTTCATGTTAACAAAGAGACTTTCCTCtccgtttattcatttattcactaaTCTGTTAAACTACTTTTTTTCCATTGTTCATTAGGGATCTCCTTATTCTGTATTCCCCATTGCCTTCTGTCAGGTCTTTCtaagaacaccatattctttaattacttaaatttcatgTCATTGCCCCCTGTGGTGggtctgttccatatgaatagggttcatttgaaaactatgatatcatatttAAAGCGCTCAGTTTTATTCCGTCCGTTTACCGATATTTATCCACATTCATTACTTAAAGCTTCCGGTATCTGACATTCAACGCCACTGAAAGTTGCAAGTAACCAGATGAAGGGAGACAATATTTGGCTTATACATTTTACCTCTTTGTTCCTGGCCGCTGACCTTTTTAGCTGTCGAGTTCCATTAATTACAATTCACTTAGGCGGGTTATTAATATATACTAGGTTGTACAAGAAATTCTTTATTATTGTCCTAATCTGTATGTTCATTTACAGACAGAGAAGGGAAGAGCCATGACCCTCCTTCTCTGTGatgtggaaagaagaagaagaagaagaagaagaagaagaagaagaagaagaagaagaagaagaagaagaagaagaagcagtaaaGGTAAACTCTGcccatttttattttgatgtccaaTTTATGAAAAGAGTTTTCTTGTCTTAACTGAGATCGGAATTTGAATGAAGCGTCGGTGGTTATATCAGACTAGAAATTGTTTGTATGTAGTGCAAATTGTTGTGTTAAATAGGCATTGCCTTGCTGAGTGAGGTACTCAAGGTCTATGACCTAGAGACCGCCTACACTTTTGGCACTTCTTACGTTTTGGACGACGAGTCGTAGCagacatagataactttctgtttCCCCAGTAATCTTTACGAAGGTAaggaaagataatataataacCTGTGATTCCTGTTTGCTCTAATGAATGCATGTTGTCTTGTTGAGATCACTAGAGAAAGTAAAGTATCTCTTTAGATTTAATAAAACGTACAGTTTTCATCCTTTGATGATAATATAACACTTTGAGTGAGAATACGTTATTAAACATTAATTGCATTAGGCATTACACATCTAGATCAATTTGCCATAAACAAGTTGATGTGAAAAAATATAACTTTGGAAATAATTCCTACCGAACTATTGAAAGGCAGTGGCACAAAAAGGTTGAAAGTGGAGCATAGGTTACTCTCATCAGTACCTGAACATGGACATCGTAATACTCAATTAATTCTGCAAATGGTAAACTACTAAAAACCGGATAGTAACAAGACGGAGGGAATCACACCGCAGCCCAATGTGAATGTGATTTGGAGGGCGGCGTAAATGTGCCCAGCATCGTAGATTTCACTGACGAGGAAGGAAATAAGGCAGGAAATAAGACGCCAAGAGAACCTGCGACACAAATTGTAAGAGATGATCAAGTTGCAGGAACCTTGGAAGATCTTGGGACAGAAAAATGGAACAGAGGAAATAATCAAAAGAAACGTAAAACGAGGGAATTGTCATCGGGAGACACTGAATGGTCTGACGAGCCTCTTctatacgaagaagaagaagaagaagaagaaggagaagaagaagaggaagaaaaataacaGTGGAATCAAAGAAGGGACATTTGATATAAATGAAGATGCAGGTAAAATAGTCATTGCCAAgacatttg from Macrobrachium nipponense isolate FS-2020 chromosome 18, ASM1510439v2, whole genome shotgun sequence encodes:
- the LOC135196512 gene encoding cilia- and flagella-associated protein 251-like, translating into MWKEEEEEEEEEEEEEEEEEEEEEEAVKGGVNVPSIVDFTDEEGNKAGNKTPREPATQIVRDDQVAGTLEDLGTEKWNRGNNQKKRKTRELSSGDTEWSDEPLLYEEEEEEEEGEEEEEEK